The Brassica napus cultivar Da-Ae chromosome C7, Da-Ae, whole genome shotgun sequence genomic interval atttttttgcattctaaaaaaattgatatgaatttttacataaaaaaggATAGTGAATGTCCAAAAGTGACAAAAGTTGATTTTATTCTAAGGGGACAATACTTTAGTTTAGTTGTTCTATACTTTAGTTTAGTTGTTCCCTAATAAAAATCCATTacttttcaatataaatatttttagagaaaattggaaaaataagACACGTAGAAATTGGATTTGTCCCTCTAAGactttatgtgtatatatatatatatatatatatatatatatatatatatatattgtctcattaagattttaattattattaataccattatacccttaaattaatctaaattaatttaaattaaaatatataatattttaatttgttttcttaatacaATTTTGTTAAGTAAAAAAGGGTAAAATAGAAAAAGGTAAATACATCAGGTAAACCTAAAAATTGTAATTACCTTCTATTGTCTTCTCAGCCtatctttttctccttttcaaTGAATGGCAATTTTACGTTTCTTTATCGGTTAAAATCCATTGTCTCTGTTTtctgtgtctttttttttgtttcttcttcgctGTTtctgtaacatcccgagttgtgatatatagaaaagcttaagagaattgatttggctatctatgtcaccaaagttgacttaccttttccgtcacacatcTGTTTAGAACTCCAgggttaagcgtgcttgggcatGAGTAGTGAAAGAATAGATGatctatcgggaagtgattcgcgatactgTGCGAGTGAGACCAAAACACGGGCAAATGTCTGGTGATGATTGCAGGGttagtaaacaatgatttcgagccttcgAGAAATTAACGCACCATCCGTCAGATGGGATGTGGCCCATGGGTCGAGAGAGCGGGTGTGagtggcccattagccgtgggcggttTGGCGTTACAGTTTCTTCTCCTATGTTACTTTGTTTCTTCATCCTTGTTTTTTCTCTTCGTTTCTTCTCTCGTCGGCTCAAGTATGTACTTCACCATCAATTCCATCAAAACCTAACCAGTGATCTAATTTCTTTCGATTTGGTTATGTAGAAGTGTTGTGATGGTGAAATCGAGTATGGATACGCGATATGCCAAAGATTCAGTGGTGAACCATGATGGAATCGGATTCCCTTGCTTGGCTCTTACAGATCTAATGTCATTCCTTGAGAGATTTGGACATGATACTTACAACAAGGTTAAATATTTTGTCTTTGTGGGGTAATTTTGTCTTATTGTGAAGATTTTGCGTTGAAATTGTGAGTGTTGTTTAAATGATTGGCAGCTTGATGTGATTGGTATTTAGACCATCTTCAATGGGACACAaaatttttctctatatttcacactaaaatatttttagtgtgAAATATAGAAGAAATTTTCTGTGTCCCATTGGAGATGCCCTTACGAAGCTCAGTTCTTTGGAGATCATTACGAGTTTTGCTGCAAAGTCGCTGATGTTAATGGAAAAACTGTTACTGTTGCAGGCCTTGATGGTGACTATTTAAGGTGTTACTGCGAGGTGTGAGGTTCGTGGGCAGAAAGGTTTCTTCACTCTGAGGAAGACTTGTGACAGCAGAACTAAACTGATCGGTGGAGCTGATGTCTACTTGCCCGTTTGTCGTAAGCATTATATCACTAATTAAATTTTCATCAGTGCTTCAAAGGAAGTTTTGGATTCTGGCAATGCAAGAGCTGAATCATGTGCGGAGAAAGATGTTGTTATGGTCTAAGTATGAATAGCTGTGGAATCAGTAACATATAATATAGTGATATTCTGTTTATTTTCTGTGTGCTTTCGTGTTACTTGTCTTGGTTTATTATCCTCACTGCTGTCTTTCAAAAACACTTGAGATGTTTCTTGTATATAATATATCTGACGCCTTCTCTATGGCTAGATTCTGATCCATGTTTGATTTAAGCATGCCTTTCAGgtcaattttcatattttcataacTTTAGTACCCAAAGCAACCTATCACCACTGCTCTTTTACATCAGCTATTACACAAAACGAGTACTGATATTATGAGAGTAAATATTTCATGCAAAAGATTCGACCATACCTTTCCATGAAAACCACGAAAATCCACTGATCATTGCAACGAGAATCCATACACCCGATTTAACATAGATTAGAACCATATTTGTGTGGATAGAGAGAAAAGATGTTGAGatggatgaagaagaaagataaacAGAGAATAAACAGAGAGAAAAACGTGGGAGAGAAGATATTGTGCAAGATTTCCTGTAGATTTAGAGTAGATTTGGGaaagaaaataatcaaaatatggTAACTTCCATTTTTTGTTAATAAGGTAGAATACATAAACTACGTAGACTAAAACGATGACTAATAGGtgggatattttttttttctcaagcaGACCGCAAGTTATAGCTAGAATAGGTTATGAAACATAAATAACCTAAGTTTGGCTATAGAGTAAACTTTACAACACATATTCTAGGTAGATGAAAACCACTGTTATCTGGCtataatgaaacaaaacaaattctaGCATGAGTAGTTTGTAATTGTATCCTAGTTCTAAACTAAGTAGACTGCCAAAATGAATATTATATGCTTAGGTGggacataaaataaatatggttacataaattattttatttaaaaaaatatacatatactcttacttatgtttccaatagttttcaaattttttgaaatttttaaaatttaaaatactaaatttCAACTACAAAAGGGTAAAACAGATCAAAAAATGGCCTAAAAATCAAAAGTCTTGGTGGGACAAATAAAAATTGAGAGTGTCCCATTTTGTCAATTCTCtcatatttttaatcaatagaCAACTTTTATCTATAGTTATCCCACATCTCTCTAAAAAGTCTTTAAACAGATTAACATTATATGTCCAACAACCCGTTTAACTATAATTGTGATAAAGCATATCTTAGGATTTTAGCTTttcttttaagtgttttcatttttaattaggTTTCGAATCAAGTCTTATTAAAATTGAATCTTATAAAAATGGTgaaaatacataatcaaacaaaaaaaatattttaaaaaacaaaaaatgaaaatgcaaaactgaaaagataaaattagtataaatatataatataatttaaatttagtgaaaaatattcaataattaattatctcataaaaattatttaaatagttCAAATATCTAAATATACAGTAAGATCTTCAATATTAAATGGGTTGACAATCCAAATCAATAATTGATTTTTGAATCCATCCAACTGGACCAAATTCATATAAAGAactaattgtttttaaaaaatatatataaactaaaagtTAAATTTCAGTTTGAATAACTTTATAGATCATATgcattcatattttttattataaaaactgaatatttgtAGACATTTATATGActgaaatcattttaaatttaaattggtATGTATTGCATATTATTTagataaaatacaattttattttaaaataaagaaaataattactaaaaatgttTTGAACCACTGCAAAAATGAAGTAAATTATGAGATTCACTAACGGTTCTTGTTTTTCCTTTGTTTTTCCTTTACAAAAAGGAACCACAAGAAGTTCAGAATTTTTAATGATTATAATTTTACTAGATTgccattaataaaattttatgttgaaTGAAGATGTTACAAAAGTGGGAGATGATTCACCTTGTGTGAGAACCACTAAAAAACTGATCTCCATATAAAGACGACTTCGGTTGGTGATTTGGAAGCAAGTCTTCATGcagttgctttttttttctgtttgctcaagtagaatctttggttgcgagtttaaacaattttgtgagtcaatttggtattttcatGGATATGCTAGAAATAGGCGTATTAagaatttcaaatattttttattaagctTTTTTCAAACTTAatgctaaaaattaaaaaaattccataacttttcaatataaatatttctaatcAATAGACAAGTTTTATCTATTGTTGTTACCACATTTCTCTAAAAATGTCCTTAAACAGATTCACATTAGATGGCCAACAACCCGTTTAGCTATAATCGTGATGTATATCTTAGGATTTTAGCTTTTCTTTGAagtgttttcatttttagttaGGTTTGAATGGAGTCTTATAAAAATTGAGTCTTATAAAAATGGTGAAAAACAACAATCAATGTTTAATacataatcaaaaaaaaaaattattaaaacaagaaaatgaaaatataaaaaatgaaaaaataaattagtaaaaatatataatatagcttaaatttagagaaaatattCAATAGTTAATTAtctcatgaaaataaataatataatttaatacataaattttaaaaataaagaaaaatttcaatataatatttgtttgaATAATAATATCCATTCCTCTTTATGACACTAGAAGTTTCTTAGCGCTTTACATgaagtttattttataaaaaccaatCATGAATCAACCACTGAGAAATGAGAACTAACACAATACCTCCACGTTTATTGTAACATTATTACCTCCCAGGCTCCCCCACTAAATAAGATAAACATACGGGAAAGGAAAGTAAACAAAACCGGAAGGGGGGGCAAACCGGGTTAATTCCTATTTTACAGCGCAGAAAAAGAACCAGAGTTCTTGAGCTCGTGTGAACTAGAAGTCGTGCCATTGAGAAAAGCAGAGTACCACAAAGCAGAGGTTTTAGGAGATCTCTTAAGTTCCGGGTCACTGAAGTTCACATAATACAATCCATATGTGTAGTTGGGATCGAGAAATTCGAACAAATCCATGAACGACCATTGGAAGTAGCCTCTTGTGTCAGACCCATTCCTACATAATAAAGTTATATGACATTTAGTATTACAATTTTACATGCCAAGTCTTTTTTAAGGGAGAATATTGCACACCTCACTGAATTAAGCACAGCACCAATATAGGCATGAAGGTATTCAACTCTTCCCACGTCGTTGAGTGATGAAGAGTGGTTGCTTGATTGACCTGTTTTTGTGTTTACAGGAAATCTCAAGATCAGTAATGTTTGGTATCTAAggggagagagggagagagagagagagagagagagggagggagggagggagggagggaggagGGAGCGAGGGAGCGAGGGAgcgagggagggagggagggagcgAGAGCGAGagcgagagagcgagagagcgaGAGCGAGAGCGAGAGAGCGAGAGCGAGAGAGCGAGAGCGAGAGAGCGAGAGCGAGAGAGAGCGAGAGCGAGAGCGAGAGCGAGAGCGAGAGCGAGAgcgagagcgagagagagagagcgagagagagcgagagagagagagagagagagagagagagagagagagagagagagagagagagagagagagagagagagagagagagagagagagagagagaccatttTCAAGAATGTAGACAGGTGGATTGCCATAGTTCTCCTTTATGTATGCCAACACTCCTTCAAGACCCCATGGTAGCACATCATACTGTGAATATCGTATGAAACTGAAAGATTACAATAGTTATGGTGATTCAAATGGGTTATTGGCTCTGGAAACACACCTTGACCAGTGTAGAGTTCCCAAAGGCTGTAGAAGAAAATGAAGTAAAGAATCAGCTATAGACTCGGGTAATGTGttgatcaaaaacaaaaacaaaaacaaaaacaaaagactcGGGTAATGAACAAAAAGGCATACGGATTAGTGAAGCATTCATGTCTGACACAAAATCTTGGTCGGTGGAGCTAGTTAAGTGTGCAATGTACATTATAGTGTAGTGTATGACTCCTATGAAGTCGGATGAGTTCTTAACGAGATCTGACTCTTCTTTAGAAAAACTTGGCAGTCTCTTGCCTACGATTCTCTTCACCGAGCCTGGATAGTCCCCAAACACAAGCGGGTGCAGAACACTTGAACACACAAACGAAAATGATTTTCACTAAGAGCAGCCGAACAAGAATTAATGTGAAGACACAAAAATTGTTTCAACAAACCTGCCCAAAAAGAAATCTTTGGCTCTCTGAGTGGCCATCTCGTCTTCTTTAGAGCTAGTGAAAGGAACCATCCAGTAAGTAAAACATGTTATACCTACAGATCCATTTTGCTTATCCTACACCCATcatacgagagagagagagagggatgaAGAAAGAAATGAACCGAACATTCAAGAGGTGTATTGTGTGAGAGTTTACCTTGTACTTTTTCTTATACAAACTTGCTGTAGATGCATGTGTAAGCAACATATTATGGAGTGCAATATATTGATTAGTTGAAGAGTTTCCTCTGTATGAATTGGTCTGCGGAGTTGGAAGCTTAATTCCCAAGCCAGAACCTCCAAATGCTAGCATATTGGGCTCATTAATCGTTGACCAGAATTTCACTGTGTTCCCAAACTCTCTGAAGCAAACATCAGCAAAAGCAGTGAAGTCGTCGCTGCAACAGAAGATTATATAAGATAGAAAGATATATAGCACATACTTCACTTTggaagtttttattaattacaagTGCAATTTAATTGTAGGAATATGTTTGGCTTTACATGATTTTGCGGTCAAACCATCCTCCGTATTCATCTTCAAGTGTCTGAGGGAGATCATCGTGATACAAAGTCACATGAGGTTCAATTCCTGCACTCACGATTCATGCCAAAGAACAATAACAAACTCAATTCATGTTATTCCTAATTAAGACACAGTTAATAGTCTTGCCAATGATGATGGGAAGCACAATCTTACCATGGCTTTTGAGTTCATCTAGAAGGTTTTTGTAGAAACGTAAACCCTTTGGATTCACAGGACCTCTTCCACCTGAAAAaccaaatgaacaaaaaaaaatctcgagGCAAGGGGAACAAAATCTGAGTCATAGTAAAGAAACACCCACGCACTTGGTATTAGTCGCGACCACGAGATGGAGAGTCGGAATGCATCTAAACCCATGTCATACATCAGCCTTACGTCCTCCTAGACATATCATAATTATCACATATTTTTCAACTGTAATTGTTCCTAGTTGTTTATTATCAAAAATACATCAAATGTTTACCAATGACCAACCTTATATTTATGATATCCATCGCATGCTACATCTCCCGTAGGTCCCTTTCCTGCATCGTTAGGTGGAACTGATAGttattttccttctttttttttttttgacaagaaCTGATGGTTATCCTAAACCCTTAACTCTAGAAAACATCGAACTACTTTATGGATTTTAACTCAATATCGTTTTGGTGAAGAGCTTACTAGAGTGAAAAATTGTATCCCATATGCTAGGCTTTCTTCCGTCTTCATCAGCAGCTCCTTCCCACTTttaaagatcaaagcaatttcaGATAATCAAATTTTTTGTAAGGACCATTCAAGATACGAACCTGATAAGCAGAAACGGCAGATCCGAACACAAATCCCTCTGGGAAATCTTTTTTGCTATAAGTGTAAACATCATTGCATCTAGTGGAGAAAGCGAAACTCAAGAAAATagtaaacagaaacaaaatatGTTCCATCTCTTCTTGGCCTGTCTTATCTTATCGCAAAGGTCTTGGAAACATACTCCGGTCCTGTCAGGATGTATTTGGTGCATGTGTTAGTGatgtaatataaatttgatactGATGGTCCGGTCCATACCTAACATTATTTAATAttgttattaatttatcaacCACATGCTCCAACCACCACATGAGAGAAACTTAACCAGACAAGGCAGTGATAAGTGATCACATTACAGGGATTTACCATTAGGACAATAAGAACTCTAAATCATCTTACATCTGATATTATTATTCAAACAAATattataagtaattttttattaaatggaaATTTGCCTTTGGTCAAAATggatataatataaattttctacctTCAAAATTATGATGATAAAATGTTTGAAACTTTACTCTTTTTAGGATTTATTTTAAGATTAGcaccaaagaaaaaaattgtaacgaactgattattttagatttgatattttattctaaatgatattatattgttaattatGGTTATTTTATTGTTCgtactattttaatatttgcaCCCATATATTATTGaggttttcataatttttaggATTGGAATCTAAAATATCCGGCTGCAATCCTGAAAACTTACTTCTAATAATTCCTATAAATCATAGTGCAGTTCAAAGTTTTTGTATTTTGCTTCTTAAAATGCAT includes:
- the LOC106380978 gene encoding beta-glucosidase 8 isoform X1, translated to MEHILFLFTIFLSFAFSTRCNDVYTYSKKDFPEGFVFGSAVSAYQWEGAADEDGRKPSIWDTIFHSIPPNDAGKGPTGDVACDGYHKYKEDVRLMYDMGLDAFRLSISWSRLIPSGRGPVNPKGLRFYKNLLDELKSHGIEPHVTLYHDDLPQTLEDEYGGWFDRKIIDDFTAFADVCFREFGNTVKFWSTINEPNMLAFGGSGLGIKLPTPQTNSYRGNSSTNQYIALHNMLLTHASTASLYKKKYKDKQNGSVGITCFTYWMVPFTSSKEDEMATQRAKDFFLGSVLHPLVFGDYPGSVKRIVGKRLPSFSKEESDLVKNSSDFIGVIHYTIMYIAHLTSSTDQDFVSDMNASLIPFGNSTLVKYDVLPWGLEGVLAYIKENYGNPPVYILENGQSSNHSSSLNDVGRVEYLHAYIGAVLNSVRNGSDTRGYFQWSFMDLFEFLDPNYTYGLYYVNFSDPELKRSPKTSALWYSAFLNGTTSSSHELKNSGSFSAL
- the LOC106380978 gene encoding putative beta-glucosidase 6 isoform X3 codes for the protein MEHILFLFTIFLSFAFSTRCNDVYTYSKKDFPEGFVFGSAVSAYQWEGAADEDGRKPSIWDTIFHSIPPNDAGKGPTGDVACDGYHKYKEDVRLMYDMGLDAFRLSISWSRLIPSGRGPVNPKGLRFYKNLLDELKSHGIEPHVTLYHDDLPQTLEDEYGGWFDRKIIDDFTAFADVCFREFGNTVKFWSTINEPNMLAFGGSGLGIKLPTPQTNSYRGNSSTNQYIALHNMLLTHASTASLYKKKYKDKQNGSVGITCFTYWMVPFTSSKEDEMATQRAKDFFLGSVLHPLVFGDYPGSVKRIVGKRLPSFSKEESDLVKNSSDFIGVIHYTIMYIAHLTSSTDQDFVSDMNASLIPFGNSTLVKVNQATTLHHSTTWEELNTFMPILVLCLIQ
- the LOC106380978 gene encoding putative beta-glucosidase 5 isoform X2 encodes the protein MEHILFLFTIFLSFAFSTRCNDVYTYSKKDFPEGFVFGSAVSAYQWEGAADEDGRKPSIWDTIFHSRKGPTGDVACDGYHKYKEDVRLMYDMGLDAFRLSISWSRLIPSGRGPVNPKGLRFYKNLLDELKSHGIEPHVTLYHDDLPQTLEDEYGGWFDRKIIDDFTAFADVCFREFGNTVKFWSTINEPNMLAFGGSGLGIKLPTPQTNSYRGNSSTNQYIALHNMLLTHASTASLYKKKYKDKQNGSVGITCFTYWMVPFTSSKEDEMATQRAKDFFLGSVLHPLVFGDYPGSVKRIVGKRLPSFSKEESDLVKNSSDFIGVIHYTIMYIAHLTSSTDQDFVSDMNASLIPFGNSTLVKYDVLPWGLEGVLAYIKENYGNPPVYILENGQSSNHSSSLNDVGRVEYLHAYIGAVLNSVRNGSDTRGYFQWSFMDLFEFLDPNYTYGLYYVNFSDPELKRSPKTSALWYSAFLNGTTSSSHELKNSGSFSAL